A single genomic interval of Mangifera indica cultivar Alphonso chromosome 5, CATAS_Mindica_2.1, whole genome shotgun sequence harbors:
- the LOC123215978 gene encoding protein disulfide-isomerase like 2-1-like has protein sequence MQQTKREMEKNQIWLTLGTLTLLFVSALADDVVVLTEENFDKEVGQDRGALVEFYAPWCGHCKKLAPEYEKLGASFKKAKSVLIGKVDCDEQKSICSKYGVSGYPTIQWFPKGSLEPKKYEGPRTAESLAEFVNNEGGTNVKIAAVPSNVVVLTADNFDVVVLDESKDVLVEFYAPWCGHCKNLAPTYEKVATAFKTEEDVVIANLDADKYKDLAEKYGVSGYPTLKFFPKGNKAGEDYDGGRDLDDFVSFINEKCGTSRDGKGQLTSKAGIVAQLDALVKDFVAASSDEKKAVFAKIEEEIGKLQGSSARYGKIYLKVAKSYMEKGSDYANKEIDRLRRMLDKSISPAKADEFTLKKNILSAFA, from the exons ATGCAACAAACAAAGAGAGAAATGGAGAAGAATCAGATCTGGCTAACCTTAGGGACTTTAACCTTGTTGTTTGTATCAGCTCTAGCGGACGATGTCGTTGTGCTAACAGAGGAGAACTTCGATAAGGAGGTTGGTCAGGACAGAGGAGCGCTCGTTGAGTTCTATGCTCCTTG GTGTGGGCACTGTAAAAAGCTTGCTCCCGAGTATGAGAAGCTTGGCGCAAGCTTTAAGAAAGCTAAGTCTGTTCTGATCGGAAAG GTGGACTGTGATGAGCAGAAGAGCATATGCAGCAAGTATGGCGTTTCAGGATACCCAACAATTCAATGGTTTCCTAAGGGATCTTTGGAACCCAAAAA GTATGAAGGGCCACGTACTGCAGAATCTCTTGCTGAGTTTGTGAATAATGAAGGAG GGACCAATGTGAAGATAGCTGCTGTTCCATCCAATGTGGTGGTGCTAACAGCAGATAACTTTGATGTAGTAGTCTTGGACGAGTCCAAAGATGTTCTGGTTGAGTTTTATGCACCTTG gtgTGGCCATTGCAAAAACCTTGCTCCT ACATATGAAAAGGTGGCCACAGCATTTAAAACGGAAGAAGATGTGGTAATTGCTAATTTGGATGCTGACAAGTACAAGGATCTGGCAGAAAA GTATGGAGTAAGTGGATATCCTACATTGAAATTCTTCCCCAAGGGCAACAAAGCTGGTGAAGACTATGATGGTGGCAGAGATTTAGATGACTTTGTCTCTTTCATCAATGAAAAGTGTGGTACCAGCCGAGATGGAAAAGGACAACTTACATCAAAA GCTGGTATAGTTGCACAACTGGATGCCTTGGTAAAGGACTTTGTAGCTGCCAGCAGTGATGAGAAGAAGGCAGTTTTTGCCAAGATAGAAGAGGAAATTGGGAAGCTACAGGGTTCCAGTGCAAG GTATGGAAAGATTTACCTGAAAGTTGCAAAGAGTTATATGGAGAAGGGTTCTGATTATGCCAACAAGGAGATTGACAGGCTTCGGCGCATGCTTGACAAG TCAATCAGCCCGGCCAAGGCAGACGAATTCACCctgaagaaaaatattctatCAGCATTTGCTTGA